Proteins from a genomic interval of Trichoderma breve strain T069 chromosome 2, whole genome shotgun sequence:
- a CDS encoding RNA polymerase rpb1, domain 1 domain-containing protein → MANLYFTHSSAPLKTVQEIQFGLMSPEEIKSMSVAHILYPETMEEGGTKPRDGGLNDPLLGSIDRQFKCKTCTQAMGECPGHFGHIELAKPVYHPGFIKKVKKILEIVCHNCSKVLADESDPEFVAAINTRDAKLRFKRVWAVCKKKRRCENEDRTDKNKDEEFAPGMKPTLVESHGGCGNVQPQVRQVALQLKAAFEVAQEDGPKRKETAPITPEMAHSILRRISESDLRNMGLNSDYARPEWMIITVLPVPPPPVRPSISMDGTGTGMRNEDDLTYKLGDIIRANGNVKQAIREGSPQHIARDFEELLQYHVATYMDNDIAGQPRALQKSGRPVKAIRARLKGKEGRLRGNLMGKRVDFSARTVITGDANLSLHEVGVPRSIARTLTYPETVTPYNIGKLHQLVENGPNEHPGAKYVIRSDGTRIDLRHHRRAAQISLEYGWKVERHLMDGDYIIFNRQPSLHKESMMGHRVRVMPYSTFRLNLSVTSPYNADFDGDEMNLHVPQSEETRAEVKELCLVPNNIVSPQKNGPLMGIVQDSLAGAYKICRRDTFLDKNQVMNLMLWVPNWDGVIPQPAILKPRPRWTGKQIISMVIPKEISLHAPEDKSDSPLKDTGLLIQAGELMYGLMKKKNIGSASGGVIHLCYNELGPEGAMAFLNGVQQVVSYWLLQEGHSIGIGDTIPDKQTIEKVQVHIDTQKAEVARLTAMATANELEALPGMNVRATFENKVSMALNMARDQAGTTTQRSLKDSNNAVTMAESGSKGSSINISQMTALVGQQIVEGKRIPFGFKYRTLPHFTKDDYSPEARGFVENSYLRGLTPSEFFFHAMAGREGLIDTAVKTAETGYIQRRLVKALEDLNAQYDGTVRNSLGDIIQFLYGEDGLDAMCIEKQKLGILKMSDEAFEKKYRLDLANPPDWFRKDYEYGNELTGDKASMALLDEEWDALLADRREVRQINRSKMGEESMQLPLNIGRMIETAKRVFNVKANDRSNLRPSDVIPVVRNVISKLKIVRGDDPISKEADASATILFKSLLRSRLAFKEVVKEHRLNKLAFDHVLGELQNRWDRSFVNPGEMVGVLAAQSIGEPATQMTLNTFHFAGVSSKNVTLGVPRLKEILNLAKNIKTPSMAVYLDTPLAKQEQAKKLRSLVEYTNLRSITAVTEIYYDPDVQSTTIAEDVDMVESYFLIPDDSQDTIDQQSRWLLRITLDRQKLLDKEIKIDDVAQRIKEEYPNDLAVIFSDNNADEQVIRIRTIRQNDEKDEDGEKKIEDDVMLKRLEAHLLDTLTLRGVPGVERAFLTKGTRLVDGSALREVLAVPGVDPTRTYTNDLWQIIEVFGIEGTRAALVKELTAVLAFDGSYVNHRHIALLCDVMTYRGSISAVTRHGINRADTGALMRCSFEETVEILLEAAATGELDDCRGISENVMLGQMAPMGTGHFDVFLDPKMLETVISDNSRMGLMPGMPVKEGEVEGAATPYDTGSPMADSGYLSLNSPAAGNFSPIQGAGSETPAGFGTEYGGGGFGGMGGYSPSSPNAGYSPTSPMIDGGIGRYATSPSFSPSSPSFSPTSPMLRPTSPASPNYSPTSPSYSPASPSSPRHYSPTSPAQFNSPTSPSYSPASPNYSPASPNLHGAGATSPSYSPASPSWSPTSPEAYSPTSPSFSKSPGSQQSPTSPSYSPTSPSFSPRTPGPGASGNQYSPNSPAND, encoded by the exons ATGGCGAACCTCTACTTCACCCACTCGAGCGCTCCGCTCAAGACGGTGCAGGAGATCCAATTTGGACTCATGTCTCCCGAGGAGATTAAAAGCATGAGCGTGGCACACATTCTGTACCCCGAAACGATGGAGGAAGGCGGCACGAAGCCGCGCGACGGTGGCCTCAACGACCCTCTTCTCGGCTCGATCGACCGACAGTTCAAGTGCAAGACCTGCACACAGGCTATGGGCGAGTGTCCTGGTCATTTTGGACACATTGAACTGGCAAAGCCCGTGTACCACCctggcttcatcaagaaaGTCAAGAAGATCCTGGAAATTGTCTGCCACAACTGTAGTAAAGTGCTGGCTGATGAA AGCGATCCTGAGTTTGTCGCAGCAATCAATACTCGAGATGCAAAGCTCCGCTTCAAGCGCGTATGGGCTGTctgcaagaagaagcggagaTGTGAGAATGAGGACCGGAcagacaagaacaaggacgaaGAGTTTGCGCCTGGCATGAAGCCGACCCTCGTGGAAAGCCATGGCGGTTGTGGCAATGTGCAGCCTCAAGTGCGACAGGTTGCCCTTCAGTTGAAGGCCGCCTTTGAAGTGGCCCAAGAAGATGGCCCCAAGCGGAAAGAGACGGCTCCCATCACTCCCGAGATGGCCCATAGCATCCTTCGTCGTATTTCCGAGAGTGACCTGCGTAACATGGGTCTCAACTCGGATTACGCTCGTCCGGAATGGATGATCATCACTGTTCTTCCCGTTCCCCCGCCCCCAGTCCGTCCTAGTATTTCTATGGACGGCACCGGTACTGGCATGCGAAACGAAGACGACTTGACCTACAAGCTTGGTGATATCATTCGTGCTAACGGAAACGTCAAGCAAGCTATTCGCGAGGGCTCTCCGCAGCATATTGCGAGAGATTTTGAGGAGCTGCTTCAATATCACGTTGCAACCTACATGGACAACGACATTGCGGGACAGCCTCGTGCCTTGCAAAAGAGTGGTCGCCCCGTCAAAGCCATTCGTGCCCGTCTCAAGGGAAAGGAGGGTCGTCTGCGAGGCAACTTGATGGGAAAGCGTGTTGACTTTTCTGCTCGTACAGTCATCACGGGAGATGCTAACCTGTCTCTGCACGAAGTCGGTGTTCCTCGCAGTATTGCCAGGACTCTGACTTATCCTGAGACAGTCACGCCTTACAACATTGGAAAATTGCATCAATTGGTCGAAAACGGTCCCAACGAGCATCCTGGAGCCAAGTACGTTATCAGATCCGACGGAACCCGTATCGACTTGCGACACCATAGACGCGCAGCTCAGATCTCCCTGGAGTATGGCTGGAAAGTTGAGCGTCATCTGATGGATGGTGActacatcatcttcaaccgaCAGCCTTCGCTGCACAAGGAGTCCATGATGGGTCATCGTGTTCGAGTTATGCCTTATTCTACTTTCCGACTCAACCTCTCGGTTACTTCTCCATACAACGCCGATTTCGATGGTGACGAGATGAATCTCCACGTTCCTCAGAGCGAAGAGACTCGTGCCGAAGTCAAGGAGCTGTGCTTGGTCCCTAACAATATCGTCTCACCCCAGAAGAACGGTCCTTTGATGGGTATTGTGCAGGACTCTCTTGCCGGCGCTTACAAGATTTGCCGACGTGACACCTTCCTCGACAAGAACCAAGTCATGAATCTCATGCTGTGGGTCCCCAACTGGGATGGTGTTATTCCGCAGCCCGCTATCCTAAAGCCGAGACCACGTTGGACTGGCAAGCAGATCATTAGCATGGTCATTCCCAAAGAGATCAGTCTACATGCCCCCGAAGACAAGTCAGATTCTCCTCTCAAGGATACTGGATTGCTTATTCAAGCTGGTGAGCTCATGTATGGtctcatgaagaagaagaacattgGTTCCGCCTCAGGTGGTGTAATCCATCTCTGCTACAATGAGTTGGGACCAGAAGGTGCCATGGCGTTCCTTAATGGCGTTCAGCAAGTGGTTTCCTACTGGCTCCTACAAGAGGGCCACAGCATTGGTATTGGTGATACCATTCCGGACAAGCAGACAATCGAAAAGGTCCAGGTGCATATTGACACCCAAAAGGCAGAGGTCGCCAGGCTTACGGCAATGGCTACCGCCAACGAGCTGGAGGCGCTGCCTGGTATGAATGTCCGAGCTACTTTCGAGAACAAGGTTTCCATGGCTCTTAACATGGCTCGTGACCAGGCTGGTACTACGACGCAAAGGAGTTTGAAGGATTCAAACAACGCCGTCACCATGGCTGAGTCAGGTTCCAAGGGATCATCCATCAACATTTCTCAGATGACGGCGCTTGTCGGACAGCAGATTGTTGAAGGAAAGCGTATTCCATTCGGCTTCAAATACCGAACTCTCCCGCATTTCACCAAGGATGATTACTCACCCGAAGCTCGTGGCTTCGTTGAGAATTCTTACCTCCGTGGTCTGACACCCTCCgaattcttcttccacgccATGGCTGGTCGTGAAGGTCTCATTGATACTGCCGTCAAGACAGCTGAGACTGGTTATATTCAGAGACGTTTGGTCAAAGCTCTGGAAGATCTCAACGCTCAATATGATGGAACGGTTCGCAACTCTCTTGGTGATATCATTCAGTTCCTGTATGGTGAAGACGGTCTTGATGCCATGTGCAttgagaagcagaagcttgGCATTTTGAAGATGTCTGACGAGGCGTTCGAGAAGAAGTATCGACTTGATCTGGCCAATCCCCCTGATTGGTTCCGAAAGGACTACGAGTATGGCAACGAATTGACCGGCGACAAGGCTTCCATGGCTCTTCTTGACGAAGAGTGGGATGCACTTCTTGCCGATCGCCGTGAAGTGCGGCAGATCAATCGCTCCAAGATGGGCGAGGAGTCGATGCAGCTTCCTCTCAATATTGGTCGTATGATCGAGACAGCGAAGCGCGTGTTTAATGTCAAGGCAAACGACCGAAGCAACTTGAGACCTTCTGATGTCATTCCTGTTGTGAGGAACgtcatcagcaagctcaagATTGTCCGAGGCGACGATCCGATTTCCAAGGAGGCAGATGCTAGTGCTACCATCCTCTTTaagtctcttcttcgttctcGACTAGCCTTCAAGGAGGTGGTCAAGGAGCATCGCTTGAACAAGCTCGCTTTTGATCACGTCCTTGGCGAACTTCAAAACCGATGGGATCGATCGTTTGTCAACCCCGGTGAAATGGTTGGTGTCCTTGCTGCCCAGTCCATTGGTGAGCCCGCCACGCAGATGACGCTGAACACCTTCCACTTTGCCGGTGTGTCTTCCAAGAACGTCACACTCGGTGTGCCCCGACTCAAGGAAATTCTCAATCTGGCCAAGAACATCAAAACCCCCAGCATGGCTGTGTACCTTGATACCCCACTGGCTAAACAAGAGcaagcgaagaagctgcgAAGTTTGGTTGAGTACACTAACCTCCGATCGATCACTGCCGTCACTGAGATCTATTATGATCCGGATGTTCAATCTACAACTATTGCAGAGGATGTCGATATGGTCGAGTCCTACTTCTTGATTCCTGATGACAGCCAAGACACTATCGATCAACAGTCGAGGTGGCTCTTGCGTATCACACTTGACAGGCAAAAGTTGCTTGACAAGGAAATCAAGATTGACGATGTTGCTCAGCGCATCAAGGAGGAGTACCCCAATGACCTGGCTGTCATTTTCAGCGACAACAATGCCGATGAGCAGGTCATTCGAATCCGCACCATTCGACAGAACGAcgagaaggatgaagatggagagaagaagatcgaAGACgatgtgatgctgaagcGTCTTGAAGCCCATCTTCTGGACACTCTGACGTTGCGAGGTGTGCCTGGTGTTGAAAGAGCTTTCTTGACCAAGGGCACTCGCCTTGTTGA CGGTTCAGCCCTCCGCGAGGTGCTGGCTGTTCCAGGAGTTGATCCTACGCGAACCTACACCAACGACCTGTGGCAGATTATCGAAGTGTTTGGCATTGAGGGCACGCGAGCTGCCCTTGTCAAGGAATTGACGGCTGTGTTGGCCTTTGACGGTTCCTACGTCAACCATCGACACATTGCGCTGCTTTGCGATGTTATGACGTACCGCGGAAGTATATCTGCTGTCACTCGACACGGTATCAACCGTGCTGATACTGGTGCACTCATGCGATGTTCATTCGAAGAGACGGTTGAAATTCTTCTCGAGGCGGCTGCTACGGGAGAGCTTGATGACTGCCGTGGCATTTCTGAAAACGTTATGCTCGGCCAGATGGCTCCCATGGGAACTGGTCACTTTGACGTCTTCCTGGATCCGAAGATGCTGGAAACCGTGATTTCGGACAACTCTCGCATGGGACTCATGCCAGGCATGCCTGTCAAGGAAGGAGAAGTCGAGGGTGCGGCTACACCTTACGATACTGGATCTCCCATGGCCGACTCTGGCTACCTCAGTCTCAActctcctgctgctggaaacTTCTCGCCCATCCAGGGAGCGGGTTCAGAAACACCAGCTGGATTTGGAACCGAGTatggtggcggcggctttggtG GTATGGGTGGCTACTCTCCATCATCGCCCAACGCTGGATATTCGCCTACGTCTCCCATGATCGACGGCGGTATCGGCCGATACGCGACATCTCCGTCATTCAGTCCTTCCTCGCCGTCTTTCTCGCCAACTTCGCCGATGCTGCGACCGACGAGCCCTGCCAGCCCCAATTACAGCCCCACGTCGCCAAGCTACTCGCCTGCATCCCCGTCATCGCCAAGGCACTATTCGCCAACGTCGCCGGCTCAGTTCAACTCTCCTACATCACCTAGCTACTCGCCTGCTAGTCCCAATTACAGCCCTGCTTCTCCCAATCTGCATGGAGCTGGCGCGACTTCTCCGTCGTATTCTCCCGCTTCTCCCTCGTGGTCTCCGACATCTCCAGAAGCTTACTCGCCTACGAGCCCAAGCTTCTCCAAGAGCCCTGGGTCGCAGCAATCTCCCACCAGCCCCAGCTACTCGCCCACATCGCCGTCATTTTCTCCTCGGACGCCTGGGCCGGGAGCTTCTGGAAACCAATA TTCACCTAATTCCCCCGCTAACGATTGA
- a CDS encoding tRNAHis guanylyltransferase domain-containing protein, whose protein sequence is MVEETREGCELKARMRSCKADEKKAPREGFEYVRNFEQPDSLLPNTWIVVRIDGRGFTKMCAKYEFEKPNDRRALDLMNAAAKAVVTDIPEITIAYGVSDEYSFVFHKSSNLFERRASKLVTTIVSTFTANYVYLWPTYFPDTPLSFPLPTFDGRAVCYPTVQNLRDYMSWRQADCHINNLYNTAFWKLIQLGGLDNKEAEKTLAGTLAADKNEILFSRFKINYNNEPEIFKKGSIVFRDYELAEPSSHNAAAAADALAEPAVQSKSQAEKDKKRRAKAKVVVEHLDIIKDEFWDRRPWILSGKPGQPGKASKEIQT, encoded by the exons ATGGTCGAGGAGACGCGAGAAGGCTGCGAGCTCAAAGCACGAATGCGAAGCTGCAAGgctgatgaaaagaaagcGCCACGCGAGGG GTTTGAATATGTTCGAAATTTCGAGCAGCCAGACTCCCTCTTGCCCAATACATGGATTGTAGTACGCATAGATGGCAGAGGATTTACCAA GATGTGTGCCAAATATGAATTCGAAAAGCCAAATGACCGGAGGGCTCTTGATCTTATGAATGCGGCGGCTAAGGCTGTGGTGACTGATATCCCTGAGATCACTATTGCCTACGGAGTAAGCGACGAGTATAG TTTTGTATTTCACAAGTCCAGCAACCTCTTtgagaggagagcgag CAAACTGGTCACCACAATTGTCTCTACATTTACAGCGAATTACGTCTACTTGTGGCCGACTTATTTTCCAGACACTCCCCTCTCATTCCCTCTCCCAACCTTTGACGGTCGAGCAGTCTGTTACCCGACAGTGCAGAATCTTCGCGATTACATGAGTTGGCGGCAAGCTGATT GCCACATAAATAATTTGTACAACACAGCCTTTTGGAAGCTGATACAGCTAGGAGGCCTCGACAACAAGGAGGCAGAAAAAACACTTGCA GGCACGTTGGCTGCGGACAAAAACGAAATACTGTTTTCTCGGTTCAAAATTAATTACAACAACGAACCGGAAATCTTCAAGAAAGGAAGCATTGTGTTCAGAGAT TACGAATTGGCCGAGCCCAGTAGTCacaatgccgccgccgcagcagatGCCCTTGCGGAGCCGGCAGTACAATCAAAATCACAAGccgaaaaggacaagaagcgCAGGGCCAAGGCGAAAGTGGTGGTGGAACACTTGgacatcatcaaggatgAATTTTGGGATAGACGGCCCTGGATACTGTCGGGCAAGCCGGGTCAGCCTGGCAAGGCGTCCAAAGAAATACAAACTTGA